The sequence TACTTATTCCGAAGCGACTTTAAAAATGCCTTCGCTAGTGCAAAGAGAATCATCGATAGTGGTAAGTATAAACTTTTCAATGATTATACAGATGCTTTTAAGCCAGATAAAAAAAATGGCATTGAGCATATCTTTCAAATACAATATTTGTCTGGTGAGCAAAATTCGGGGATTCCTGGCGCGTTTGGACCAAGATCACCCGCTGGTCCATATAATGGTACATTTTGGGCCAAAACATCTGTTTCAGGAAATTATGAACCAGAACAATCATTTGTAAATGAAAACCCCAAGTCTTATCGAAAAAGTGTTACAATAGCGAATAGCTATCTAGATATAAATGGCACGGGAAAAGTAATAACAATGAATGAAGTGTACAAAGGGAAATTTCCTTACTACATCAGCAAGTTCGACGACAGGGCCTCTGAATTACAATCCGGGGAAAACTTTAATGTCATACGCTATGCAGATATCCTGCTAATTGCTGCCGAATCGATAAATGAGATTGATCCTCAAAATGCCGATAAGTATAAATGGATTAATCAAATAAGAGAGCGCGCTCGCAATGGAATCAAAGATGATTTGCCAGATCTAGCCAATCTTTCTCAAGATGAATTCAGAACTGCAGTATTATCAGAGCGTAGGTTCGAATTGGCTTTTGAAGGAGAAAGAGCCTGGGATTTGAAAAGAAGAGGTCTGTTTCTGAAAACTATGCGGGCACAAGGCGCTATTATTGAGGATTATATGTTATTATTCCCAATTCCAAATACACAAATCATTCTCAATCCAAATCTGATTCAAAATCCGGGTTGGTGATTATTATATAGGATAAATCATCTCAGCTTTTAGTTCAATAATTTACTCGTACAGATTATGAAAATATATATATGTCTCTTCACGTTAATTTTTGGCATACCGATCATTTATAAGCCTGCTATTTTTGGCCAGGAAAAGCCAAATTTTATACTAATAATGGCAGATGATCAAGGTTGGGGTGATGTGTCATACAACGGGCATCCTTATTTGAAAACACCAAACTTAAATCGTATGGTAAAAGATGGTGTAAGGTTTACCCGATCCTATGCCGGTTCTGCAGTCTGCTCCCCTACACGCGCAAGTTTTTTAACAGGTAGAAATCCTGAAAGGTTTGGCGTATGCAACGCGAATTGCGGACATTTAAAAAAAGAGGAAATCTCAATATATGAAATGGTTAAACCGCAGGGCTATACAACAGGACATTTTGGAAAATGGCATCTGGGCACTCTCACAAAAGCAACACTTGATGCCAACCGGGGAGGAAATCCCCAGTTTGAACTGGATTATGCTCCTCCTTGGGAGCATGGAGTCGACGTAAGTTTTGTTACAGAATCAAAAGTGCCTACCTGGAATCCAATGCTAACTCCAGATACTTTGTCAATGGATGTCGACAGGAAAAAGCAAGGGAGTTCCTGGGGAACGAGTTATTGGGTTGGTGCAGGGAAAGTGGAAACAAAGAACCTGGAAGGAGACGATTCGAGAATCATTATGGATCGGGTATTACCATTTATTGACAATGCCTTAAAAGAGAAAAAACCATTTGTCAGTGTAATATGGTTTCATACTCCGCACTTGCCAGTATTGACCGGAGAAAAATATAAAAATATTTACGATGGGCTTTTAGAGGATCAAAGACAATATTATGGAGCAATCACAGCCATGGATGAGCAAATTGGTAGGTTACGAAATCATCTAGAGCAATTGGGAATCGATAAAAACACGATCATTACGTTTACCAGTGATAATGGTCCCGAAGGGAAAGCGCCAATTAAAAGGACACAAGGGCAAACTTATGGGCTGGATGGTAGAAAAAGAAGTTTAAAAGAAGGTGGAATAAGAGTTCCGGGCATTATGCTTTGGCCTGGAAAAATAGAGCCTGGAAGTGTAGAGAATACTCCTGTTTTTACTTCAGATTACTTTCCAACAATCGCTACAATATTGAATGTTGATATTAATAAATACAATAGACCTTATGATGGTACAAATATTCTTGAATTAATACAGGCCAATGGGGCTAAACCTAAATCTGATCGTTATCTTTCCTTTTTGTTGGAAGGTCAGGCTGCACATATTGGTATGAGATACAAAATTTACCGGCCTAATACTGATTCCGCCTGGCAAATGTTTGATCTTCTGTCAGATCCAGGCGAAACTAAAAATATATCAACAGAATACCCAGAATTATTCAATAAACTGATATTGGATTGGAATATCTGGGAAGCTTCGGTTAAAAGAAGTGCTGAGGGAAAAGATTATTAAGTAAATAATTAGCTTTAACCACAATGTTTCAATCAGTTAAATGCAATGTATTTCCTTCAAATCTTGCCTTAAAACCTGTGGATAATCTTAGATTAGCAAGGAAGTCGTTAAGTTTGTCTCTTTCCATAATCCCGCTAACCTGATGGTTTGCTATTGACCTGTTATCAAAAACAAGTATAACTCCATACCACCTTAAAAATAAATCTTTTAATTCACCAAGCGACGTATGGTTCAAATAGAATGCTCCACGTCGCCATGAAGTTATTTCATCTGACTCAAACGATCTAAATGAAAAACCTGTTTCATCTGAATAAAGAGCTTGCATTCCAGGAGTTAATGCTGCAGTATTTTTACCCCTTGCTGTCAATTCTACGCTTCCTTCTAATAGTGATGTTTCTGTATTTTTAGTGTTATAAGTATTCACATTAAAATGCGTACCTTTCACCAATATATCTACATTTTTAGTGTGAACAACAAATGGATTTCTGACATTTTTAGTTACTTCAAAATAAGCTTCGCCTTCCAGGTAAACTTCGCGATAAAAACCTGAGAAAATAAAAGGGAATTTTAATTTAGTTACCGAATTGATCGAAACTTTAGTCCCATCAGGAAGTATGATCTCATAGTATTTCTTAGCTGGTACCGAAAGCTCATTAAATGCAGTCGCATTTTGTATGTTTCCGGAAAAAACGAGTTTTTTCCCAGTATTATTAAGTTTAACTGTACCAATAATTATTTGTTGAGGGCTTATCGTAGATAACTTAAACCGTTTACATCCTGCCACGGATAACAGAATTTCTTCTTTTTCCATATCAACTACATTGAAAATATGAGCTGATTTACGCTTGCTTACAGTATCCAAATTCAGGTATATTAGAAAAAGGGATATCATTAAAATTATTGAAGCAGCAGCAAAATAGTATTTCCAATTTACACTGTGTTCTGTAAAAGGGGTTAATTCAATATTTTTAAAAGTCTCAAGTTCTGAATTTACATCTATCGAATCAATTACTTTAGAAAGACCAATGGACTCATTTTCGGCTTCGAGTGACTCCCAATAATCTCGCGCATTCGGATCAATTTTCAACAATGCAAGTAACTTTTGTTCAACTTCTGGCTCTAATAAGCCTGTTATCTTTTCTAGATACAATTGCCTCATTTTTTTATAATCTGCTTCCATCTATATTAAATTCAGGATAAAGTCGAGTGACCTAATTTCCCTTTAGCTTTTTTCTCAATATTTTAAGACCTGATTTTAAATGCGTTTTAAGGGAATTAACACTTATCCCCATAGCCTGAGCTGCATCTACATATTTTTTATCCTGCATATAAACAAGCTTCAATGCTTCTCTTTTTTGGGCAGGTAACACTGCCATAGCGCTTTCCAAATTGATGTGAAGTTGCTCAGAAAAACCATTTTCATCCTCATTCTTTACTATAACTTCAACTAGCTGCGTTGGTCTTTTCTTATTTAATGTTGTTTTAGAATGATTATTGATACAGCGATTATGTATACTTTTGAAGAAATAACCTTTAGCGCTGCCCTGCAAATCCAAGTAAATTTTTCTCTCCCAAAGGTCAACAAAGAAATTCTGAACAATATCCTTAGCTTCGTTCTCATCTAAAAGCAATGAATATGCACTAGCCAAAAGCAGCTTATAGTACTTCACAAAAAGTAAGTCAAATGCTTTTTGATCACCAGCCCTTAACTGTTCTAACAAATAACTATCGGAGACTTTTTCCATTGTCTTCTCAACCAAAATATTTGGTTTATCCATCAATCCTACAGGTTATTTCAGCAAAACAGTTGATTATAACTTTCGTTTGGTTTACTAATACGAAGATACACTTTCTTATTAATTATAAATAGTTAATTACTTTTCTTTCTGTTAATTACCTTCTATAACTACTTTTATATAAGCTACTTTTTGTTGTCAGTCGTCAATTATACGTCGTTTTAGCTTAACTGTAACAATCCCGCTTTGCAATTATGCCTGCTTTTCAAACCGTCTTACCTACCGCCATTAAATTTTAATAAGTGCTAAGGGGCCTAGATGAGGTTATAACGCGGATAAATGCGCTTTTAATACTAGATTATATGTTGAATTTTTGAAGAATTAAACTAAAATTTAAAAGTATAAGAACAATGGCTGAAAATTTGATTTTAACAATAGTAAGGATATATACATTGGTTTGTAAAGGGCCTAGCTATTAAGAGTAATTAGTATTATAAACGATCAGGAGGTACTAAATAACAAACAAGATTACCTCAATTTAAAACTTTTAATTAGCCTAGATTTGTAAAAAGCTTGCCTATGATTCAGGCTTTCACCTTACATATAATCTCACTTACTATTTCTGATTCAAATTTTCCGCCAATATAGGCCTATTCTATTGAATACGTATACTGTGTACCGTTAGCATATTATTCTGCATAAGCTAAATTGTTGTTTGATGATTAGGTTGGCTCCTATACAAAAATTCCTTGTGTACTTACTAGCCGGTTTGTTACTATAGAAAATGCCATTCGTCTAATGCTTATCATTCCAATCGGATAGCACAAGTAGCAGGCTAAAACGTAGATATAACTAAGCTACTATCAGTCGAACGACTGCTTTATTGAGTTCTATTCGATTGTGAACCACTGTTAACTTAACTTGAAAAACGTTGCTAATCCACGTAGATTAGTACAGCGGTATGGTAAATTATAATTATTTGCTTCTGGGTAATAATCAGGCCGATCTACAACATTTAAACCAATTGTTGACCCAGGTTCCTCTCACGAATAAGATCCATTGCAGACATACTATTGGAGAAGCAATCGAGTTAATCCAGGCTAATCAGTATGATGTTGTATTTTTAGATACACATTTAGCCGACCAGTCTGGACTTAGCTGGTTTCACCAGTTACCCGCTCCTCCCGTAACTATCGTCATCAGTACTGATGCTCACTATGCGGTCGAATGTTTCGACTTACCTATTGCCGATTTCCTGCTTAAACCTATTACTTTGCCTCGATTATTTAGGGCTATTTTTCGGGCCCTGGCATCTCCGGTTAACCACAAAAAGCAGGACGCAAATCAATCAATCCTGCTCTATAGTGGACGAAAGTTACATAAATTCACTCTGGATGATCTGCTCTTTTTCGAAGCTTTTGGTGCAAGTACCAAAATCCATATGCCTGGACAAACAATCATTGTCAACTCACCCATTTCGGCCTTAGAAGCACAGTTGCCTGTCTGGCAATTTCAGCGAATACAAAAATCGTTTATCATTAATCTCACCAAAGTTTCTATGCTGGACGCTAAGGCAGTCTGGATTGAGAATACGCGGATTCCCATTGGCCTGCACTATCGTGAGTTTGTACGAGAGCTATTTCCCCTGGTTGTTAAAAAAGAATTATAGCGATGAGGGAATTTATCTAATTCGCAGGGTACAGCATTGAACAGGCTACAACTCAGGTATAATTTGCTCTTCACGTGCTAGTTCGACTAACAACTCTTATGAAAAAAAATACCTTCTATGTGCCCCTATGGGCACTGGTTTTGCTTTCCCTTTTTAATGCGTGTAACCCTACTACCACATCAACGCCAACCACTTCAGCAACATCTACTCTGCCCGAGCGTATTATGTTGAATACCGCTTATGGCACGCATGTCAGTCAAAAGTTGGACCTGTATTTACCCGCAAACCGGACGGCTGCTACTAAACTGGTGGTAATGATTCACGGCGGGGCTTGGATCGGCGGGGATAAAACGGAAATGAATAACCTGATAGCAGCCTTTAGAGCCAAGTGGCCTGATTGCGCAGTAGCCAATATCAATTATCGGCTGGCTAACAGTAATAATGTTCATAGTGAAGAGATCATGTCCGATATTAAAGCCGCGGTAAACTTCATAGCTACCAATAAAGTATCCTTCCAGATCTCGGATACAATGGGTATGGTAGGAGCTAGTGCAGGAGCCCAACTTGCCTTGTTATATACCTACACTCAGAACAACAATGACTATGTTAAATGTGTATCAGATCTATATGCCCCCTGCGTGATCGATGATTTGGATTGGTACAATAGTTTTAACGCTTTTCTTGGCCTCAAGATTAAAGATGTTCTTACCCAGTATAATGGATTTACCTGGGAAAAAAATGTGGCGCTTTATCATGCCAATAGCCCTTACACTCAATTGAATACGGAGGACAAACCGACGATAGTATTTCATGGCACGCTGGATATGATTGTACCCATTTACCAGAGCCAGTGGCTCAAGGCAAAATTAATAGCAAAGAAAGTACCTAATGAATATTACGAATATCTGGATGGCCATGGCTTTAGTGAGACTAATAATAAGGATAGTATGGCTAAAACGGTAGCCTTCTTTCAGCGCCATATGAAACTATAATCGAAATTGATGCTAATTAAATGGTGAGCATCAATTCACGATCTGGAGATTAAATCTACTGCCCTGACTCGCAACTAGTCGGTAACGGCCTGTGACGACTGTTTCTCAGCTATCGAATTTGATTCATAACCTTTTTAGAACTCCTTAGGAAGGAATTGGCGGCTTGTTTATCTTAACAAGAAGAGCATCGTAGCAATCTTAGAATCGCCCAAATCAGCCTTTTTGCCATTATCTACTACTGATCAGGTAATCACTTTAGCTCAGCGCCAACCAATGTCAGTTTTAAGCCTGCTATTCCAGAAGTCACGTGTTAAGAGACATGACTGAATTGATGTCTTATCCAACCACGGATAAATCGAGCTCGTGTTCATCAAACGATTAAGGATAAATACTTCCTTGACCCACACTCGCCCACTGTCATAAGCAAATTGCTATCCAATTGTAATTTATTTGCTTTTCCAGGTCAGCTTTCGCATGAGACGAGCGATGGTTTCATAGTGCTAAAAAGTATTTTCATACCATTTTCTATAGTTTATAGAAGCCTTAAAAGCTTAGCACATTTTTTTTCATCGCCAAGGCATACATCTTGATTAATACCCTCAGCGGACAGAATTTAATCAAAATCTATGACTATTTCTACTCACGGTACCACCATTTACTACTGCTTATCGATCAAGTGCGGTTAAGGAGTGCCTAGATGCCGATTTATGCCTGCTCTGACTATTAACGATGGTAGAGTCAGCGCTCTCCCTTGGTCACTTTTCATTCAGGAGCACTGAATTTTCAAACTGGCACGGACCCTTTAAGGCTACGGGCTGGCACTCCACTATTTACCCTGTAAGCATTTTTATTCACTGTAACTATGACGCTTCTCTATCACCTTCAGTTGATTTCCCTTCAGACCCAGGGAACGAAAATCCACTTGGATCAATCTTTGTTCCGATGGATCTTCAGGACTATTATTTTTTCTGTTGGTATGGTCTTAATAACTACTATAAAGCAGGAAACATATGCCCAGCTTCCTTTGGTCGAGGGGCAATCGATCGTTACCTGCGGTACTGGTGATGTATATACGATTAAGCCATCAAACCCTAATGATCCTGTAATCGGTATCAAGGATGTTAGAAGCCTTCCTTCAGCAAGCCCGGCTCCGTTTGAACCTAGTGCTTACATGGCTTCAGACTGGTTATATGGTACCGTAAATGACGCAACCGGCAGGACCGATAAACTGGGTACTGTTTTTGGCATTACTTATGATAAACAAAAAAATATCTATACAACCCACTATTCTGGATGGGGTGTATGGGCGACTGGTGGGGCCGCTGGGGCCGCAACGGTGAAAGCTTCTTATCCCCGTCCTACTGATGGTTTCTACCCCAAAGGTTCGGACAATCCAGGAAAAGGAGGACCAGGTGCTATTTATAAGATTGACGCAAACACAGAAGCCGTTACCGTATTGGCCACACTCCCTCAAAGTGCGTCCATTCCTTTATTTGACCCGGCAAGCTCAGTTGCTTGCTGTGGAGCGGGAACCCCGTTTACGGACCCTTACGGACGATCAACCGTCGTTTGGTACTATCATCAAACGAACAAAACAGGTCCGGGTCTAGGCAATATCGATTACGATTATATTCATAATCAACTATTTGTAACTAACCTTGAGGATGGCAAAATTTATCGTATCAGCACATCAGGCACCATTTTAAGCAATTTTGATCCAATGTCGGCTGATGATGGCCTTGCCGGTTATGCACCTTTGGGAGAAAGGATCTGGGGCATTGGCTATAATCATATTGATAACCGTGTATACTATGCGGTTTGGAATCAGGAGATCGGCTCTACCACCCAAAATACTATTCGCTCTGTCGCCCTGAATGCCTCGGGTGATTTTGTTGCGGGTAGTGATAAATTAGAAATTACTGTCCCATTTGTTAATGGTTATACGGCCCGAAATGGTGGTAATGGCACTGCCTGGGTGGCGGATCCAATCACAGACATTGAGTTTTCATCTGATGGCAAGATGCTCATGTCAGGAAAGTCAATGATATGGGATTGGGTAGAACGGGCACACTCTTCCCGGCCTTTGGAATATGTAAAAAGCGGATCCAGCTGGACACTGAACAAAGAGTTTTTTGTTGGCTCTTTTTTGACCCAAACCAATGCAGCTGGCGGAGTAGATTATGGGTATATGAACGGTATGGTGAATAGTGCCAATAAAGAGCAAATGATATGGGCATCGTCCAATGTTATCAGAACATCATTTGATAATGTAACGCCTGCACTTCCTGATTTTGATATTGTTTATGGGGCGCAGGGTGTTCCAATTAGCAGTACAGTTACAGAAGCCAACAAAACAGAGCAAGGCGTCATGGATGGCACCTGGAACTTCGACTATAATGGCGACTATCAATTAAACAATAAAGGATATATCGGCGATATCGATATATATTCTGATTTCCCTCCGGTCTGCGCCCTGAACACTACTGCTGTACCAACAACTTGTGCTCCCGCGACCAACCAATATAATATAAGTGGGACGGTAAGTCTGACTGCTGCTGTAGCCGGTACACTCACGATCAGTACTGGCGCTTCGGCCACAACGATAGCTGTCACTGCAGCTACAACATCGGTCAACTATACTCTCAATGGCCTCGTCTCCGATGGTCAGAGCCATACCGTGACGGCCAGCCTACCCGGCTGCTCGACCACGACCGCTACCTATACCGCCCCGGCATCGTGCACCTTAGCCCCGGTCTGCTCCATGAGTGCGGTGGCTACGCCGGGGCTCTGTGCTACGGCTACCAACGCCTACTCGGCAACGGCCCTCGTCACCCTGACCAACCCCACGCCCGGTGTGCTCACCGTCACCAACGGGGCCCAGAGTCTGACCTTCGCCACGACGGCTGTGAGCTCAGCTACCTTCACGGCGGTTTTCAACGGCCTCGTCTCCGATGGGCAGAGCCATACCGTCACGGCCAGCTTGCCCGGCTGCTCCACCACCACGGCCACCTATACCGCCCCGGCATCGTGCACCTTAGCCCCGGTCTGCTCCATGAGTGCGGTGGCTACGCCAGGGCTCTGCGCCACGGCTACCAACGCCTACTCAGCCACCGCTGTGGTGAAGCTGACCAACCCCACACCCGGTGTGCTCACCGTCACCAACGGGGCTCAGAGTCTGACCTTCGCCACGACGGCTGTGAGCTCAGCCACCTTCACGGCGGTCTTCAACGGCCTCGTCTCCGATGGGCAGAGCCATACCGTCACGGCTAGCCTACCCGGCTGTTCGACCACCACGGCCACCTATACCGCTCCGGCATCGTGCACCATAGCCCCGGTCTGCTCGATCACAGCGGTGGCTACGCCGGGGCTCTGCGCCACGGCCACCAACGCCTATTCGGCCACCGCTGTGGTGAAGCTGACCAACCCCACACCCGGTGTGCTCACCGTCACCAACGGGGCCCAGAGTCTGACCTTCGCCACGACGGCTGTGAGCTCAGCCACCTTCACGGCGGTCTTCAACGGCCTCGTCTCCGATGGGCAGAGCCATACCGTCACGGCTAGCCTACCCGGCTGTTCGACCACCACGGCCACCTATACCGCTCCGGCATCGTGCACCATAGCCCCGGTCTGCTCGATCACAGCGGTGGCTACGCCGGGGCTCTGCGCCACGGCCACCAACGCCTATTCGGCCACCGCTGTGGTGAAGCTGACCAACCCCACACCCGGTGTGCTCACCGTCACCAACGGGGCCCAGAGTCTGACCTTCGCCACGACGGCTGTGAGCTCAGCCACCTTCACGGCGGTCTTCAATGGACTCGTCTCCGATGGGCAGAGCCATACCGTCACGGCTAGCTTGCCCGGCTGTTCGACCACCACGGCCACCTATACCGCTCCGGCATCGTGCACCATAGCCCCGGTCTGCTCGATCACGGCGGTAGCTACGCCAGGGCTCTGCGCCACGGCTACCAACGCCTACTCAGCCACCGCTGTGGTCACGCTGGCTAACCCCACACCCGGTGTGCTCACCGTCACCAACGGGGCTCAGAGTCTGACCTTCGCCACGACGGCTGTGAGCTCAGCCACCTTCACGGCGGTCTTCAACGGCCTCGTCTCCGATGGGCAGAGTCATACCGTCACGGCTAGCCTGCCCGGCTGTTCGACCACGACCACGACCTATGTGGCCCCAGCATCGTGCACCATAGCCCCGGTCTGCTCGATCACAGCGGTGGCTACGCCGGGGCTCTGCGCCACGGCCACCAACGCCTATTCGGCCACCGCTGTGGTGAGGCTGACCAACCCCACACCCGGTGTGCTCACCGTCACCAATGGGACCCAGAGTCTGACCACCACCATTGCCAGCGGACTCGACAGCTTCTCCTTCACGGCGGTCTTCAACGGCCTCATCTCCGATGGGCAGAGTCATACCGTCACGGCTAGCCTGCCCGGCTGTTCGACCACGACCGCTACCTATACCGCCCCGGTATCGTGCACCATAGCCCCGGTCTGCTCGATGAGTGCGGTGGCTACACCGGGGCTCTGTGCTACGGCTACCAACGCCTACTCGGCAACGGCCCTCGTCACCCTGACCAACCTCACACCCGGTGTGCTCACCGTCACCAACGGGGCTCAGAGTCTGACCTTCGCCACGACGGCTGTGAGCTCAGCCACCTTCACGGCGGTTTTCAACGGCCTCGTCTCCGATGGGCAGAGTCATACCGTCACGGCTAGCTTGCCCGGCTGTTCGACCACCACGGCCACCTATACCGCTCCGGCATCGTGCACCATAGCCCCGGTCTGCTCGATCACGGCGGTAGCTACGCCAGGGCTCTGCGCCACGGCTACCAACGCCTACTCAGCCACCGCTGTGGTCACGCTGGCTAACCCCACACCCGGTGTGCTCACCGTCACCAACGGGGCTCAGAGTCTGACCTTCGCCACGACGGCTGTGAGCTCAGCCACCTTCACGGCGGTTTTCAACGGCCTCGTCTCCGATGGGCAGAGTCATACCGTCACGGCTAGCCTGCCCGGCTGTTCGACCACGACCACGACCTATGTGGCCCCAGCATCGTGCACCATAGCCCCGGTCTGCTCGATCACAGCGGTGGCTACGCCGGGGCTCTGCGCCACGGCCACCAACGCCTATTCGGCCACCGCTGTGGTGAGGCTGACCAACCCCACACCCGGTGTGCTCACCGTCACCAATGGGACCCAGAGTCTGACCACCACCATTGCCAGCGGACTCGACAGCTTCTCCTTCACGGCGGTCTTCAACGGCCTCATCTCCGATGGGCAGAGTCATACCGTCACGGCTAGCCTGCCCGGCTGTTCGACCACGACCACGACCTATGTGGCCCCAGCATCGTGCACCATAGCCCCGGTCTGCTCGATCACAGCGGTGGCTACGCCGGGGCTCTGCGCCACGGCCACCAACGCCTATTCGGCCACCGCTGTGGTGAGGCTGACCAACCCCACACCCGGTGTGCTCACCGTCACCAATGGGACCCAGAGTCTGACCACCACCATTGCCAGCGGACTCGACAGCTTCTCCTTCACGGCGGTCTTCAACGGCCTCATCTCCGATGGGCAGAGTCATACCGTCACGGCTAGCCTACCCGGCTGCTCGACCACGACCGCTACCTATACCGCCCCGGTATCGTGCACCATAGCCCCGGTCTGCTCGATGAGTGCGGTGGCTACACCGGGGCTCTGTGCCACGGCTACCAACGCCTACTCGGCAACGGCCCTCGTCACCCTGACCAACCTCACACCCGGTGTGCTCACCGTCACCAACGGGGCTCAGAGTCTGACCTTCGCCACGACGGCTGTGAGCTCAGCCACCTTCACGGCGGTTTTCAACGGCCTCGTCTCCGATGGGCAGAGTCATACCGTCACGGCTAGCTTGCCCGGTTGCTCCACCACCACGGCCACCTATACCGCCCCGGAATCCTGCACCCTAGCCCCGCCCTGTTCGATAAGTGCCCTGGTCACGGCCGGTAGTTGCGCCACGGCTACCAACGCCTACTCAGCCACCGCTGTGGTGAGGCTGACCAACCCCACGCCCGGTGTGCTCACCGTCACCAACGGGGCTCAGAGTCTGACCTTCGCCACGACGGCTGTGAGCTCAGCCACCTTCACGGCCACCTTCAACGGCCTCACCTCCGATGGGCAGAGCCATACCGTCACGGCCAGCCTACCCGGCTGTTCGACCACCACGGCCACCTATACCGCTCCTACTAGTTGCTCACTCGCACCGGCGCTGGCACTGATTATTACCCCTGGCACTTGCAATACAGCTACCAATCAGTATGTGGTCACGGGAAGCATCAGCCTCACAGCGACTTCCGCTGGCACCCTAACCATATCCGACGGTACGTCTACAACCACCGTTTCGGTAACGGCAAATCAGCCTTCGGTAACCTTCAATTTGGCTGGACTTCCCTCGGGAACAGGCAGTCACTCCCTGACGGTCAGCTATCTGGGTAAAATCTCCAGTGTTACCTACACAGCTCCATTGTCTTGTACAATAACACCACCTTGCTTACTCAACTTAGTGGTTGCCCCTGATGTTTGCAACACAGCTACTAACCAGTATAGTGTCAGAGGAACCATTTCGGCAACCAATACAATTGGCAGTCAACTGGTTACCATTACCGATGGCATTGTCAGCATGACTGCAACCCTCGTAGGCAATGAGCCAACCAGTTTCACCCTGAGCGGTTTAACCAGTAGTGGTACGTTGCATACCCTAACAGCTTCAGCAACGAACTGTGGCCTGACCAGCACCACTTACACCGCACCAGCTTCCTGCTCGGTAGCACCAACGGCCGGACTGGGTGACTTCGTCTGGAGTGATACCAACAAGAATGGCATTCAGGATGCGGGCGAAGCCCCCATCCCCAACGTAGTGGCGACCCTGTTCATCAATGGGGTCAGCTCGGCCACCACCCTGACCAATGCCACTGGCTTCTACTCCTTCACCGGACTCACACCCGGATCG comes from Spirosoma aureum and encodes:
- a CDS encoding RagB/SusD family nutrient uptake outer membrane protein, producing the protein MKLQSAKRFLSLINIILLTGCEHILIENPSSNISSVNFYKNEADALSGLYGAYSQLYNIYNNSYIEYGELNADNLKGSYVNTGNIFDMFSISNESTASFWQNSFSGVNLANEVIYYTDRIKAPADKKAIIIAEARALRAIYYFNLVRAMGGVPIYKTPTLGFENINNPRSTQEEVYTLIVEDLKNAENVLPRSSIAGRINSNIATALLARIYLFRSDFKNAFASAKRIIDSGKYKLFNDYTDAFKPDKKNGIEHIFQIQYLSGEQNSGIPGAFGPRSPAGPYNGTFWAKTSVSGNYEPEQSFVNENPKSYRKSVTIANSYLDINGTGKVITMNEVYKGKFPYYISKFDDRASELQSGENFNVIRYADILLIAAESINEIDPQNADKYKWINQIRERARNGIKDDLPDLANLSQDEFRTAVLSERRFELAFEGERAWDLKRRGLFLKTMRAQGAIIEDYMLLFPIPNTQIILNPNLIQNPGW
- a CDS encoding sulfatase family protein — protein: MKIYICLFTLIFGIPIIYKPAIFGQEKPNFILIMADDQGWGDVSYNGHPYLKTPNLNRMVKDGVRFTRSYAGSAVCSPTRASFLTGRNPERFGVCNANCGHLKKEEISIYEMVKPQGYTTGHFGKWHLGTLTKATLDANRGGNPQFELDYAPPWEHGVDVSFVTESKVPTWNPMLTPDTLSMDVDRKKQGSSWGTSYWVGAGKVETKNLEGDDSRIIMDRVLPFIDNALKEKKPFVSVIWFHTPHLPVLTGEKYKNIYDGLLEDQRQYYGAITAMDEQIGRLRNHLEQLGIDKNTIITFTSDNGPEGKAPIKRTQGQTYGLDGRKRSLKEGGIRVPGIMLWPGKIEPGSVENTPVFTSDYFPTIATILNVDINKYNRPYDGTNILELIQANGAKPKSDRYLSFLLEGQAAHIGMRYKIYRPNTDSAWQMFDLLSDPGETKNISTEYPELFNKLILDWNIWEASVKRSAEGKDY
- a CDS encoding FecR family protein encodes the protein MEADYKKMRQLYLEKITGLLEPEVEQKLLALLKIDPNARDYWESLEAENESIGLSKVIDSIDVNSELETFKNIELTPFTEHSVNWKYYFAAASIILMISLFLIYLNLDTVSKRKSAHIFNVVDMEKEEILLSVAGCKRFKLSTISPQQIIIGTVKLNNTGKKLVFSGNIQNATAFNELSVPAKKYYEIILPDGTKVSINSVTKLKFPFIFSGFYREVYLEGEAYFEVTKNVRNPFVVHTKNVDILVKGTHFNVNTYNTKNTETSLLEGSVELTARGKNTAALTPGMQALYSDETGFSFRSFESDEITSWRRGAFYLNHTSLGELKDLFLRWYGVILVFDNRSIANHQVSGIMERDKLNDFLANLRLSTGFKARFEGNTLHLTD
- a CDS encoding RNA polymerase sigma factor, which produces MDKPNILVEKTMEKVSDSYLLEQLRAGDQKAFDLLFVKYYKLLLASAYSLLLDENEAKDIVQNFFVDLWERKIYLDLQGSAKGYFFKSIHNRCINNHSKTTLNKKRPTQLVEVIVKNEDENGFSEQLHINLESAMAVLPAQKREALKLVYMQDKKYVDAAQAMGISVNSLKTHLKSGLKILRKKLKGN
- a CDS encoding LytR/AlgR family response regulator transcription factor, whose amino-acid sequence is MVNYNYLLLGNNQADLQHLNQLLTQVPLTNKIHCRHTIGEAIELIQANQYDVVFLDTHLADQSGLSWFHQLPAPPVTIVISTDAHYAVECFDLPIADFLLKPITLPRLFRAIFRALASPVNHKKQDANQSILLYSGRKLHKFTLDDLLFFEAFGASTKIHMPGQTIIVNSPISALEAQLPVWQFQRIQKSFIINLTKVSMLDAKAVWIENTRIPIGLHYREFVRELFPLVVKKEL
- a CDS encoding alpha/beta hydrolase, which translates into the protein MKKNTFYVPLWALVLLSLFNACNPTTTSTPTTSATSTLPERIMLNTAYGTHVSQKLDLYLPANRTAATKLVVMIHGGAWIGGDKTEMNNLIAAFRAKWPDCAVANINYRLANSNNVHSEEIMSDIKAAVNFIATNKVSFQISDTMGMVGASAGAQLALLYTYTQNNNDYVKCVSDLYAPCVIDDLDWYNSFNAFLGLKIKDVLTQYNGFTWEKNVALYHANSPYTQLNTEDKPTIVFHGTLDMIVPIYQSQWLKAKLIAKKVPNEYYEYLDGHGFSETNNKDSMAKTVAFFQRHMKL